One genomic window of Halorhabdus sp. CBA1104 includes the following:
- a CDS encoding CTP synthetase yields the protein MKVIVAGVDDTEIASAIEEEGHDVTTVDVGTGESLADAGIAEAETYVLTEMNQATSIAVAKDHNPDVRVVVYAEGSLPEFATRQADLVVDPRLLDPEAVAEELE from the coding sequence ATGAAGGTAATCGTCGCCGGTGTGGACGACACCGAGATCGCCAGTGCTATCGAGGAAGAAGGCCACGACGTGACGACTGTCGACGTCGGGACTGGCGAGTCTCTCGCGGACGCAGGGATCGCCGAGGCTGAGACGTACGTCCTGACCGAGATGAACCAGGCCACTTCGATTGCGGTCGCGAAAGACCACAATCCGGACGTCCGAGTCGTCGTCTACGCGGAGGGGTCGTTGCCTGAGTTTGCCACTCGACAGGCTGATCTGGTCGTCGATCCGCGGCTGCTCGATCCCGAGGCCGTCGCCGAGGAATTGGAGTAA